One part of the Musa acuminata AAA Group cultivar baxijiao chromosome BXJ1-5, Cavendish_Baxijiao_AAA, whole genome shotgun sequence genome encodes these proteins:
- the LOC135674019 gene encoding agamous-like MADS-box protein AGL103, protein MAPSDEQRRSQKSIIRSLDKRSKGLCKKATELSTLCNADVCLVCYRPGATAPVVWPEDPTRVGRTIGRYLAASPSKKLAKNQVSFKNPNPGQAQEAVTNNDDDDDEEEEEEECKEAKARNGKKKVVDTEDRLRLPWPDDDCALGSLVEALDSRLKKVRDRIEQLVAEDIASTSTAPAPPDKYSTATGGASTSCSAYREPPAPAFAAVCPCMYCPLHGYWAIRRLHGQDRNRREDRS, encoded by the coding sequence ATGGCGCCGTCCGACGAGCAGCGCCGCAGCCAGAAGTCCATCATCCGCTCCCTCGACAAGCGCAGCAAAGGCCTCTGCAAGAAGGCTACCGAGCTCTCCACCCTCTGCAACGCCGACGTCTGCCTCGTCTGCTACCGTCCCGGCGCCACCGCCCCGGTCGTGTGGCCCGAAGACCCCACTCGTGTCGGCCGCACCATCGGCCGCTACCTCGCCGCCTCCCCCTCCAAGAAGCTGGCCAAGAACCAGGTCAGCTTCAAGAACCCCAACCCAGGCCAAGCCCAAGAAGCCGTCACgaacaacgacgacgacgacgatgaggaggaggaggaggaggagtgtaAAGAGGCCAAGGCCAGGAACGGCAAGAAGAAGGTGGTGGATACAGAGGACCGTCTCCGGTTACCATGGCCGGACGACGATTGCGCGCTGGGGTCTCTGGTGGAGGCGTTGGACTCTAGGCTGAAGAAGGTGAGGGACAGGATCGAGCAGCTGGTGGCAGAAGACATAGCGTCGACCTCGACGGCACCGGCACCGCCGGATAAGTACTCGACCGCCACAGGAGGCGCCTCCACAAGCTGCAGCGCTTATAGGGAACCACCGGCTCCGGCGTTCGCCGCCGTCTGCCCATGCATGTACTGCCCTCTGCACGGGTACTGGGCCATTCGACGTCTGCATGGCCAAGACCGAAACCGAAGGGAAGACAGGAGTTGA